One genomic segment of Mastomys coucha isolate ucsf_1 unplaced genomic scaffold, UCSF_Mcou_1 pScaffold22, whole genome shotgun sequence includes these proteins:
- the LOC116068332 gene encoding inactive 2'-5'-oligoadenylate synthase 1B-like isoform X2, translated as MEKLRVPLPPQYALELLTVYAWECGSRDCEFNTAQGFQTVLELVTKYKWLCIFWTVYYDFREKKVSEYLHQQLKKDRPVILDPADPTRNVAGTNLLGWGLLAKEAASWLQSSSFGNCDTCLVGPWGVPMKAEIPQDCVLL; from the exons ATGGAGAAGCTGAGGGTGCCGCTGCCCCCACAGTACGCCCTGGAGCTGCTCACAGTCTATGCTTGGGAGTGTGGGAGTAGAGACTGTGAATTCAACACAGCCCAGGGCTTCCAAACTGTCTTGGAACTGGTCACCAAGTACAAGTGGCTTTGTATCTTCTGGACAGTGTATTATGACTTTAGAGAGAAGAAGGTCTCTGAATACCTGCACCAACAGCTCAAAAAAGACAG GCCTGTGATCCTGGACCCAGCTGACCCAACAAGGAACGTAGCTGGTACCAACCTACTGGGCTGGGGGCTGTTGGCCAAAGAGGCTGCTAGCTGGCTGCAGTCCTCATCCTTTGGGAACTGTGACACATGCCTCGTGGGCCCCTGGGGTGTGCCG ATGAAGGCCGAGATTCCCCAGGACTGTGTCCTTCTATGA